The following proteins come from a genomic window of Takifugu rubripes chromosome 11, fTakRub1.2, whole genome shotgun sequence:
- the LOC101069528 gene encoding solute carrier family 25 member 36-A-like isoform X1, with product MSKRDTMVHLLAGGCGGTVGAILTCPLEVVKTRLQSSSLSFYVSGVHLSTVNGTSVARMSPPGPLHFLKLILEKEGPRSLFRGLGPNLIGVAPSRAIYFAAYSTAKEKLNGVLEPDSTQVHMVSAGMAGFTAITTTNPIWLIKTRLQLDARNRGERRMSALDCMRRVYRREGLRGFYRGMSASYAGISETVIHFVIYESIKRRLLEAKMPQNMEEEEEVPKVASDFVGMMLAAATSKTCATTVAYPHEVIRTRLREEGTKYKSFFQTLRTVPKEEGYAALYRGLTTHLVRQIPNTAITMCTYELVVYLLSG from the exons ATGAGTAAAAGAGACACTATGGTTCATCTGTTAGCCGGAGG ATGTGGAGGGACAGTCGGAGCCATATTGACTTGTCCGCTGGAGGTGGTGAAGACACGTCTGCAGTCATCTTCCCTCAGCTTCTACGTGTCCGGGGTTCATCTCAGCACCGTCAACGGCACCAGCGTGGCCCGCATGTCTCCACCCGGTCCCCTGCACTTCCTCAA GTTAATACTGGAGAAGGAGGGACCTCGTTCTCTCTTCAGAGGCTTGGGACCAAATTTGATCGGTGTAGCACCTTCCAG AGCCATCTACTTTGCTGCTTACTCCACCGCCAAAGAGAAGCTCAACGGTGTGCTGGAACCTGACTCCACACAGGTACACATGGTGTCGGCTGGAATGGCAG GTTTCACAGCCATCACGACCACCAACCCCATATGGCTCATAAAGACCCGCCTCCAGCTGGATGCCAG GAATCGAGGCGAGCGACGGATGAGCGCGCTTGATTGCATGCGCCGGGTTTATCGGCGGGAGGGCCTGCGCGGGTTCTACAGGGGGATGTCGGCGTCCTACGCCGGCATCTCAGAGACTGTCATTCACTTTGTCATCTACGAAAGCATCAAACGGCGCCTGCTGGAGGCCAAGATGCCgcagaacatggaggaggaggaggaggtgcccAAAGTCGCGTCGGACTTCGTAGGGATGATGCTCGCTGCTGCCACCTCCAAGACCTGCGCCACAACGGTTGCTTATCCACACG AAGTAATCCGAACCAGGTTACGTGAGGAGGGGACCAAGTACAAGTCCTTCTTCCAGACTCTAAGAACAGTGCCCAAAGAGGAGGGCTACGCAGCCCTGTACCGTGGTCTGACCACCCACCTGGTGCGACAGATCCCCAACACTGCCATCACCATGTGCACCTACGAGCTGGTGGTCTATCTACTGAGTGGTTAA
- the LOC101069528 gene encoding solute carrier family 25 member 36-A-like isoform X2 — MALLMHRCGGTVGAILTCPLEVVKTRLQSSSLSFYVSGVHLSTVNGTSVARMSPPGPLHFLKLILEKEGPRSLFRGLGPNLIGVAPSRAIYFAAYSTAKEKLNGVLEPDSTQVHMVSAGMAGFTAITTTNPIWLIKTRLQLDARNRGERRMSALDCMRRVYRREGLRGFYRGMSASYAGISETVIHFVIYESIKRRLLEAKMPQNMEEEEEVPKVASDFVGMMLAAATSKTCATTVAYPHEVIRTRLREEGTKYKSFFQTLRTVPKEEGYAALYRGLTTHLVRQIPNTAITMCTYELVVYLLSG, encoded by the exons ATGGCTTTACTAATGCACAG ATGTGGAGGGACAGTCGGAGCCATATTGACTTGTCCGCTGGAGGTGGTGAAGACACGTCTGCAGTCATCTTCCCTCAGCTTCTACGTGTCCGGGGTTCATCTCAGCACCGTCAACGGCACCAGCGTGGCCCGCATGTCTCCACCCGGTCCCCTGCACTTCCTCAA GTTAATACTGGAGAAGGAGGGACCTCGTTCTCTCTTCAGAGGCTTGGGACCAAATTTGATCGGTGTAGCACCTTCCAG AGCCATCTACTTTGCTGCTTACTCCACCGCCAAAGAGAAGCTCAACGGTGTGCTGGAACCTGACTCCACACAGGTACACATGGTGTCGGCTGGAATGGCAG GTTTCACAGCCATCACGACCACCAACCCCATATGGCTCATAAAGACCCGCCTCCAGCTGGATGCCAG GAATCGAGGCGAGCGACGGATGAGCGCGCTTGATTGCATGCGCCGGGTTTATCGGCGGGAGGGCCTGCGCGGGTTCTACAGGGGGATGTCGGCGTCCTACGCCGGCATCTCAGAGACTGTCATTCACTTTGTCATCTACGAAAGCATCAAACGGCGCCTGCTGGAGGCCAAGATGCCgcagaacatggaggaggaggaggaggtgcccAAAGTCGCGTCGGACTTCGTAGGGATGATGCTCGCTGCTGCCACCTCCAAGACCTGCGCCACAACGGTTGCTTATCCACACG AAGTAATCCGAACCAGGTTACGTGAGGAGGGGACCAAGTACAAGTCCTTCTTCCAGACTCTAAGAACAGTGCCCAAAGAGGAGGGCTACGCAGCCCTGTACCGTGGTCTGACCACCCACCTGGTGCGACAGATCCCCAACACTGCCATCACCATGTGCACCTACGAGCTGGTGGTCTATCTACTGAGTGGTTAA